In Desulfosediminicola ganghwensis, a single window of DNA contains:
- a CDS encoding lysophospholipid acyltransferase family protein, whose translation MKKYLKKLAIYVLPVLIGVAVRLVYATCKIRVHGAENRNNTIGSGKAVIGSFWHYSLLGMFYHCRKDNAVIMVSSSADGEYISRMLEHFGFKTVRGSRNKKGVQALKDLVKAARNGENTALVTDGSQGPERVAQPGAILIASMSGTPIVPMAWAASRYGTIRSWDRTAFPKPFSTVDLVYGEPFGVPPGVKGDAVETYRLELEQRLNALYEEMWALHGKKVH comes from the coding sequence ATGAAAAAGTATTTGAAAAAACTGGCGATATATGTGCTACCTGTGCTTATCGGCGTGGCAGTGCGGCTTGTCTATGCCACCTGTAAAATACGGGTTCATGGAGCTGAAAATCGCAACAATACGATAGGCAGCGGCAAAGCGGTTATCGGCTCTTTCTGGCACTACTCCCTGCTGGGGATGTTTTATCATTGCCGCAAAGATAATGCTGTGATTATGGTGAGTTCCAGTGCCGATGGTGAATATATTTCCAGGATGCTGGAACATTTCGGTTTTAAAACCGTGCGTGGCTCTCGCAATAAGAAGGGTGTGCAGGCTTTAAAAGATCTGGTCAAAGCGGCGAGGAACGGGGAGAATACCGCGCTGGTCACGGATGGCTCACAAGGCCCGGAGCGGGTGGCTCAGCCCGGAGCGATCCTGATCGCTTCGATGAGTGGAACCCCTATTGTACCCATGGCCTGGGCAGCTTCCCGTTATGGTACCATTCGCTCCTGGGATCGGACCGCCTTTCCCAAACCATTTTCGACAGTAGATCTTGTTTACGGTGAGCCGTTTGGGGTACCGCCGGGGGTGAAAGGAGACGCGGTGGAGACCTACCGGCTGGAGCTGGAGCAGAGGCTCAATGCACTCTATGAAGAGATGTGGGCTCTACACGGTAAGAAGGTTCACTGA
- the uvrB gene encoding excinuclease ABC subunit UvrB: protein MEKPFKLVTKFTPSGDQPEAIELLTNGIQNGAKHQVLLGVTGSGKTFTMASVVEKVQRPTLVIAPNKTLAAQLFTEFKELFPENAVEYFVSYYDYYQPEAYIPQSDTYIEKDSSINDAIDKLRHSATRSLLTRRDVLIVASVSCIYGLGSPEEYKNMHLFLQRDKEHPMEDVQRRLVYMLFERNDISFHRGTFRVRGDVIDIFPVHEEDRAIRLEFFGDTLEEIYVIDPLRGVVIEKLDEYTVFPGSHYVTSKDRLQIANRTIKEELNWRLEQFHSENRLVEAQRLEQRTMFDLEMIHELGYCNGIENYSRHLTGKPEGAPPPTLLDYFPEDFLIFIDESHIGIGQLNGMYNGDRSRKTTLVNFGFRLPSALDNRPLRFDEFKGRIHQAIYVSATPGDWEVDKSEGRIVEQVIRPTGLLDPVIEVRPATSQVDDLLEEIRVRSERDEAVLVTTLTKRMAEDLTDYYHKLGIRVRYLHSDIKTLERIELIRDLRNDEFNVLVGINLLREGLDIPEVSLVAILDADKEGFLRSERSLIQTCGRAARNVNGRVIMYADEITGSMEYTIAETERRRALQHEHNIEHGVVPQTIFSKVKDTMQQHLHNSGYKMDERQQALLEAAEELPNFSSVGELEREIKKLEKEMQQAAKELAFEEAAALRDKIKTLRKLEIELG from the coding sequence ATGGAAAAGCCTTTTAAACTTGTTACCAAGTTCACACCCTCCGGAGATCAGCCTGAAGCGATAGAGTTGCTGACCAATGGAATTCAGAATGGAGCAAAGCATCAGGTACTGCTTGGTGTAACCGGCTCAGGTAAGACCTTCACCATGGCAAGTGTGGTTGAAAAGGTTCAGCGACCCACTCTGGTCATTGCTCCCAATAAGACCCTGGCGGCACAGCTTTTTACCGAGTTCAAGGAGCTGTTTCCGGAAAATGCGGTGGAGTATTTTGTCTCCTATTACGACTACTACCAGCCAGAGGCCTATATCCCCCAGTCGGATACCTATATTGAAAAGGATTCCTCAATCAACGATGCCATTGATAAACTGCGCCACTCCGCCACCCGATCACTTCTGACCCGGCGGGATGTACTGATTGTGGCCTCTGTCTCATGCATCTATGGTCTTGGTTCCCCTGAAGAATATAAAAATATGCACCTGTTTCTGCAGCGCGATAAAGAACATCCCATGGAGGATGTGCAGCGCAGGCTGGTGTATATGCTCTTTGAGCGAAACGATATCTCTTTTCATCGGGGTACTTTCAGGGTTCGCGGCGATGTTATCGACATCTTCCCCGTGCATGAGGAAGATCGGGCCATTCGTCTGGAATTTTTTGGAGACACCCTGGAGGAGATTTATGTTATCGATCCTCTTCGCGGCGTGGTTATCGAGAAACTCGATGAATATACGGTTTTTCCAGGGAGCCATTATGTTACTTCCAAAGACAGGCTGCAAATCGCCAACCGGACAATCAAGGAAGAACTGAATTGGCGGCTGGAACAGTTCCATAGTGAAAACAGGCTGGTGGAAGCGCAACGGCTGGAACAGCGGACCATGTTTGACCTGGAGATGATCCATGAGTTGGGCTATTGCAACGGTATCGAGAACTACAGTCGCCATCTAACCGGGAAACCGGAAGGCGCTCCACCGCCGACCCTGCTCGATTATTTTCCCGAGGATTTCCTGATATTCATAGATGAGAGTCACATCGGAATCGGCCAGTTGAATGGTATGTACAATGGTGACCGGTCCCGTAAGACAACTCTGGTCAACTTCGGTTTTCGCCTGCCTTCAGCCCTGGACAACAGACCCCTTCGCTTCGATGAGTTCAAAGGACGAATCCACCAGGCGATCTATGTTTCGGCCACCCCAGGTGACTGGGAAGTCGATAAATCCGAGGGGCGCATTGTCGAGCAGGTGATCAGGCCCACCGGTTTGCTTGATCCTGTGATTGAGGTGCGCCCGGCGACCAGCCAGGTGGATGACCTGCTGGAGGAGATCCGTGTCCGTTCAGAGCGTGATGAGGCGGTGCTGGTCACTACCCTGACCAAGCGTATGGCGGAAGACCTCACCGACTATTATCACAAGTTGGGTATCCGGGTTCGTTATCTGCACTCTGACATCAAGACCCTGGAGAGGATCGAACTGATCCGGGATCTGCGAAATGATGAGTTCAACGTTCTGGTTGGTATCAACCTGCTGCGCGAGGGACTCGACATTCCGGAAGTATCGCTGGTGGCTATACTCGATGCGGATAAGGAAGGCTTCCTGCGATCGGAACGGTCACTTATCCAGACCTGCGGCCGCGCTGCGCGAAACGTAAACGGCAGGGTAATAATGTATGCAGATGAAATTACCGGTTCCATGGAGTATACCATTGCTGAGACGGAGCGTCGCCGAGCCCTGCAGCATGAGCATAATATAGAACATGGTGTGGTACCCCAGACCATTTTTTCAAAGGTCAAGGATACCATGCAACAGCATCTGCATAATTCCGGATACAAGATGGACGAGCGCCAGCAGGCCCTGCTGGAGGCTGCCGAAGAGTTGCCGAATTTCAGCTCGGTGGGTGAGCTTGAGAGAGAAATCAAAAAGCTTGAAAAAGAGATGCAACAAGCCGCCAAGGAGCTGGCCTTTGAAGAGGCTGCGGCACTGCGCGACAAAATAAAAACTCTGCGCAAACTGGAAATTGAGTTGGGATGA
- the rnhA gene encoding ribonuclease HI: MSEEMKAEDGLPEVRIYTDGSCSPNPGPGSWAAIVLDNEEQRETLTGTEEATTNNRMELTAALKALQSLSASHRVCLFTDSRYLKDGITEWLPNWQQRDWSTITGDAVRNRDLWRALLVEVNRHQVDWNWVKGHADDPLNNEVDELARSARPVPVLPLGDQNSVHIFLAITWRQKSSSGAWAGIMRFRDHHRVIGGTRQVGTGNGLHIVSAIEALKLLKRKLPVHVYTTSGYLKDGAGNWLRQWQRRDWHTREGQEVSNRQEWQALAELLKSYPVFFHQIDKKAPPCHNAEAKELAGEFYSEIILQET, from the coding sequence GTGAGTGAGGAGATGAAGGCAGAAGACGGTTTGCCGGAGGTGCGGATTTATACGGATGGGTCATGCAGCCCCAATCCCGGGCCTGGCAGCTGGGCAGCGATAGTGCTGGATAATGAGGAACAGCGTGAGACTCTAACGGGGACTGAGGAGGCAACGACCAATAACCGTATGGAGTTGACCGCAGCCCTGAAAGCCCTGCAGTCACTTTCTGCCAGTCACCGGGTGTGTCTGTTCACCGATTCCCGTTACCTGAAAGATGGTATTACCGAATGGCTCCCCAACTGGCAGCAGCGCGACTGGTCGACCATTACCGGAGATGCAGTGCGAAACCGGGATCTGTGGCGGGCTCTACTGGTTGAGGTAAATCGGCATCAGGTCGATTGGAACTGGGTTAAGGGCCATGCGGATGACCCTTTGAATAATGAGGTGGACGAGCTTGCCCGAAGTGCGCGACCAGTACCGGTGTTGCCGCTGGGTGACCAGAACAGCGTGCATATTTTTCTGGCGATTACCTGGAGGCAGAAAAGTTCCTCGGGCGCCTGGGCGGGAATCATGCGCTTTCGCGATCACCATCGGGTGATAGGCGGCACCAGGCAGGTGGGAACCGGCAATGGCCTGCACATTGTCTCTGCCATAGAAGCGCTGAAACTGCTTAAACGCAAACTGCCGGTCCATGTCTACACGACTTCCGGCTATTTAAAAGATGGTGCCGGTAACTGGCTGCGGCAATGGCAGCGTCGTGACTGGCATACCCGAGAAGGGCAGGAGGTCAGCAACCGTCAGGAATGGCAGGCGCTGGCTGAACTTCTCAAGTCGTACCCGGTCTTCTTTCATCAGATCGATAAGAAAGCTCCGCCGTGCCACAACGCAGAAGCAAAAGAGCTGGCGGGGGAATTCTATTCTGAAATCATCCTGCAGGAAACATAA
- a CDS encoding DUF547 domain-containing protein — translation MPKAICLLLLLLVPLSVQAVDLHTDWDQLLKKHVHQGEVNYTAFKEDEKKLDVYLSRLDATNPGVLSRNDQLAYYINAYNAYTVKLILRNFISGRPVDSIKDIGGLFSSPWSISFVHIGGLKMSLDDVEHEILRPRFNEPRIHFAINCAAKSCPPLISEAYTGAEVEKQLQRNTVSFLNDPKANYVAGNTLYVSKIFKWFGVDFGNDIGGFVKKYAAPEMLGTINGAGSDLQVRFLKYDWSLNGF, via the coding sequence ATGCCAAAAGCGATTTGCCTGTTGCTGTTACTTCTTGTACCTCTCAGTGTTCAAGCAGTGGATCTACATACTGATTGGGATCAGTTGCTCAAAAAGCATGTCCACCAGGGGGAGGTGAACTATACGGCATTTAAGGAGGATGAGAAGAAACTTGATGTATATCTGTCCCGACTTGATGCAACGAATCCCGGTGTGTTGAGTCGTAACGATCAGTTGGCGTACTATATAAATGCCTACAATGCCTATACTGTAAAACTCATCCTGCGTAATTTTATCTCTGGAAGACCTGTTGACTCGATAAAAGATATCGGCGGTCTTTTCTCTTCACCCTGGTCAATTTCTTTTGTTCATATCGGAGGACTGAAAATGAGCCTCGATGATGTTGAGCATGAAATACTGCGGCCACGCTTTAACGAGCCAAGAATCCATTTCGCCATAAACTGCGCGGCCAAAAGCTGTCCACCACTCATCTCTGAGGCGTATACCGGAGCTGAGGTGGAAAAACAGTTGCAAAGAAATACGGTATCGTTTCTCAATGACCCCAAAGCAAATTATGTTGCCGGCAACACCCTCTATGTGTCAAAAATATTCAAGTGGTTTGGGGTAGACTTTGGTAATGATATCGGTGGATTTGTGAAAAAGTATGCCGCGCCTGAGATGCTTGGGACGATAAATGGCGCTGGAAGTGATTTGCAGGTGCGATTTTTGAAGTATGATTGGTCGTTGAATGGGTTTTAA
- a CDS encoding TVP38/TMEM64 family protein: MKKNLVKKSILGAIVICVVTVFFYYDLGQYLSLEYLKSSQEKFQLLYEQHQLAVIAAYMAIYILVTALSLPGAAVMTLAGGGFFGLVLGTVVVSFASTIGAALACLVARTLLRDWVQQRFGGKLQTINEGIDREGGFYLFTMRLIPVFPFFVINLVMGLTTMRLITFFWVSQLGMLPGTIVYVNAGKELAKIDSLSGILSPSLIASFVILGLFPLTVKKIMQFVRPRVIGASQPKKEE, encoded by the coding sequence ATGAAGAAAAATTTAGTGAAAAAGAGCATTCTGGGGGCAATAGTTATTTGTGTGGTAACTGTCTTCTTTTATTACGACCTTGGGCAATACCTCAGCCTGGAATATCTCAAGAGCTCCCAGGAAAAATTTCAGCTTCTCTATGAACAGCACCAGTTGGCGGTGATCGCAGCCTATATGGCCATCTATATACTGGTTACTGCTCTGTCGCTTCCGGGAGCGGCGGTTATGACGCTTGCCGGTGGCGGCTTTTTCGGCCTGGTGCTGGGAACTGTTGTGGTGTCTTTTGCCTCTACCATCGGAGCCGCCCTGGCCTGCCTGGTGGCGCGCACTCTGCTGCGGGACTGGGTGCAGCAGAGGTTTGGCGGGAAATTGCAGACGATCAACGAAGGCATTGACCGTGAGGGTGGCTTTTATCTCTTCACCATGCGTCTGATTCCGGTGTTCCCGTTCTTTGTCATCAACCTCGTCATGGGCTTGACGACTATGCGGTTGATCACGTTTTTCTGGGTCTCCCAGCTTGGGATGCTGCCCGGCACCATTGTCTATGTCAATGCAGGCAAGGAGTTAGCTAAAATTGACTCGTTATCGGGGATTCTTTCCCCCAGTCTCATCGCTTCGTTCGTCATTTTGGGGTTGTTTCCACTAACCGTTAAAAAAATCATGCAGTTTGTCCGGCCCCGGGTAATTGGGGCCAGCCAGCCGAAGAAAGAAGAGTAA
- a CDS encoding ferredoxin: MKRILVIDTGRCSDCRGCIEVAPEIFRYNEITGRMEVVDVETYPAEIVWEAIKNCPKDCIYWEDIDE, from the coding sequence ATGAAACGCATATTGGTCATTGATACCGGGCGCTGCAGTGACTGTCGTGGCTGCATAGAGGTTGCCCCGGAGATTTTTCGTTATAATGAAATAACCGGCAGAATGGAAGTTGTTGATGTGGAAACATATCCTGCCGAAATCGTCTGGGAGGCTATCAAGAATTGTCCCAAAGACTGCATTTATTGGGAAGATATAGATGAATGA
- a CDS encoding FprA family A-type flavoprotein gives MNPTELAKGIYWVGAVDWDVRDFHGYSTNRGTTYNAFLIVDEKVTLFDTVKRTHLGELLRHVSAIIDPAKIDYLVVNHVEMDHSGSLPELMDIIKPEKLFCSPMGHKALLDHFHREDWPYEVVKSGTEISLGKRTIQFLETRMLHWPDSMFSFIKEDGILFSSDAFGQHYATSERFDDQVPLSEVMEESAKYYANILYLFSPLVKKLLASVAEMNLDIKMIAPDHGIIWRTNQEKILAAYQRWCSGQANEKALVIYDTMWQSTAQMAQSIAGGLEEAGVSTEMLNLRYNHHSDIMTKVLEAKALVVGCPTLNNGLLPRMAGFLTYMKGLKPVGKIGAAFGSFGWSGESVKLLNQALEEAKIELVEEGFRHKYVPGPEVLDECLEMGRRIGATIKEKNAE, from the coding sequence ATGAACCCGACAGAATTAGCCAAAGGTATTTACTGGGTAGGTGCGGTAGACTGGGATGTCCGCGATTTCCACGGTTACTCCACCAACCGTGGCACAACCTACAACGCGTTTCTCATCGTCGACGAAAAAGTAACCCTGTTCGATACTGTAAAGCGCACTCATCTTGGTGAGTTGCTGCGTCATGTCAGCGCGATTATCGACCCTGCTAAAATCGACTACCTCGTCGTCAATCATGTGGAGATGGATCATTCCGGTTCCCTGCCTGAATTGATGGATATCATCAAACCGGAAAAACTGTTTTGCTCGCCAATGGGCCATAAGGCCCTGCTCGATCACTTCCACAGGGAAGACTGGCCATACGAGGTGGTAAAGTCCGGCACCGAGATCAGCCTTGGCAAGCGCACCATTCAATTCCTTGAAACCAGGATGCTGCACTGGCCTGACTCCATGTTCTCCTTCATCAAGGAAGACGGCATCCTCTTTTCAAGCGATGCATTTGGTCAGCACTATGCGACCAGCGAACGTTTTGATGACCAGGTACCACTCTCAGAGGTGATGGAGGAGAGTGCGAAATATTACGCCAATATCCTCTATCTGTTCTCCCCGCTAGTTAAAAAACTGCTCGCCTCAGTGGCAGAGATGAACCTCGACATCAAGATGATCGCTCCGGATCATGGTATTATCTGGCGCACCAATCAGGAGAAGATTCTGGCAGCCTACCAGAGATGGTGTAGCGGCCAGGCAAATGAGAAAGCACTGGTTATTTACGACACCATGTGGCAGTCCACTGCGCAGATGGCGCAATCAATAGCAGGAGGGCTTGAAGAGGCCGGGGTTTCTACTGAAATGCTCAACCTGCGTTATAACCACCATAGTGACATCATGACAAAAGTGCTTGAGGCAAAAGCACTGGTGGTGGGTTGCCCAACCCTCAACAACGGGCTTCTGCCGCGAATGGCTGGCTTTCTCACCTACATGAAAGGCCTTAAACCGGTTGGTAAGATCGGTGCCGCTTTTGGCTCCTTTGGCTGGAGTGGTGAATCGGTCAAGCTCCTTAATCAGGCGCTGGAGGAAGCAAAAATAGAACTGGTTGAAGAAGGATTCAGGCATAAATACGTGCCTGGACCGGAAGTTCTCGACGAATGCCTGGAGATGGGCCGCAGAATTGGCGCGACCATCAAGGAGAAGAACGCCGAATAG
- a CDS encoding rhodanese-like domain-containing protein has product MNWFSLFAKNENISPDEARKYLDSSPPGSLQLVDVRQPGEYQQSHIPGAKLIPLGELPDRLDELDPNKETIVYCRSGVRSRAGSQILSKANFSQVLNMTGGIIGWQGYQASGEEELGLEFFLDADFSSASQMAFAMEVALKQLYMLLAERTDIQENKQFLTRLATFEDSHMAKLRAQYPALSTNATIARPAPAEGGIEPEAFLARYGDQLIDIESIIQAGMMFEAQAYDMYNRLADKTDESELKDFYLKMAAEEKTHLQILAKELNKQLN; this is encoded by the coding sequence ATGAACTGGTTTTCACTTTTCGCCAAAAACGAGAACATCAGCCCGGATGAAGCCAGAAAATACCTGGACTCCAGCCCACCCGGTTCCCTACAACTGGTGGATGTTCGCCAGCCAGGTGAGTACCAACAGTCGCATATCCCCGGTGCCAAACTCATCCCCCTGGGTGAGCTGCCTGATCGCCTGGATGAACTTGACCCGAATAAAGAGACAATCGTCTACTGCCGGAGTGGAGTACGCAGCCGGGCAGGCAGCCAGATCCTCAGCAAAGCGAATTTCTCTCAGGTCTTGAATATGACAGGTGGCATCATCGGTTGGCAGGGTTACCAGGCCAGCGGCGAAGAAGAGCTCGGTCTCGAATTTTTTCTCGATGCCGATTTCAGTTCAGCCTCCCAGATGGCTTTTGCCATGGAAGTTGCCCTTAAACAACTTTACATGTTGCTGGCTGAACGAACCGACATTCAGGAAAACAAGCAATTCCTCACCAGGCTTGCAACTTTTGAAGACAGCCATATGGCCAAACTCCGCGCCCAGTATCCTGCACTCTCCACCAACGCCACCATCGCCAGGCCCGCGCCTGCAGAAGGCGGGATTGAGCCCGAAGCATTTTTGGCTCGTTACGGTGACCAACTCATAGATATTGAGTCGATTATACAGGCGGGAATGATGTTTGAAGCCCAGGCGTACGACATGTACAACCGGCTGGCCGACAAAACAGACGAATCAGAGCTGAAAGACTTCTACCTCAAAATGGCTGCAGAAGAGAAGACACATCTGCAAATCCTCGCTAAGGAGTTGAACAAACAATTGAACTAG
- a CDS encoding MBL fold metallo-hydrolase, whose product MSIFLYTAAELFDWLTARKELVVLDVRNSTDFQRFQIESPYPFEMLNISYFDFMEIEEECVARLPRDKQILIVCAKEGSAKFVADLLEKNGFRDIGYLQDGIKSWGNLLVPVLLNPDEPYELYQFIRPGKASCSYGLGYKGELILFDPTRATDFYLNFAQERGYTISLSCETHLQADYIAGSRLLSDQTGCQVLANAGDFTGAQFTWTPLENDQILPIAADGPEIRVLFTPGHTPGSTCFLIDNRYLISGDTVFIKSVGRPDLGGKVDEWSDYLFRTLQNIQQLDPAVIILPGHFINWQEATEKLTFAAPLKQAIRDNKAIYDISNETDFLKFIKANIREQPSEYAEIRKVNANLLQVDADRAEELDLGKNECAAEQMGKG is encoded by the coding sequence ATGAGTATTTTTTTGTACACTGCTGCAGAGTTGTTCGACTGGCTGACCGCCAGAAAAGAGCTGGTAGTTCTCGATGTTCGAAACTCAACGGATTTCCAAAGATTCCAGATTGAGTCACCCTACCCTTTCGAAATGTTGAACATATCCTACTTTGACTTCATGGAGATCGAAGAGGAATGTGTCGCCCGACTGCCCCGTGATAAACAGATCCTGATAGTCTGCGCCAAGGAAGGCTCAGCCAAATTTGTTGCCGATCTGCTCGAAAAAAATGGTTTTCGCGATATCGGTTACCTGCAGGATGGTATCAAGTCCTGGGGTAACCTGCTTGTACCCGTATTACTCAATCCTGATGAGCCATATGAACTGTACCAGTTCATCAGACCGGGCAAAGCATCCTGCAGTTATGGGCTCGGATATAAAGGTGAGTTAATCCTTTTTGACCCCACCCGGGCCACCGACTTCTACCTCAATTTCGCCCAGGAAAGAGGCTATACCATCAGTCTCAGCTGCGAGACACATTTGCAGGCTGATTATATAGCAGGCAGTCGTTTGCTCAGCGACCAAACAGGATGTCAGGTACTCGCCAATGCAGGTGATTTTACCGGTGCCCAATTCACCTGGACACCCCTTGAAAATGACCAGATTCTCCCCATAGCCGCCGACGGCCCAGAGATTCGTGTGTTATTCACGCCTGGCCACACCCCAGGCTCCACCTGTTTCCTGATCGACAACCGATATTTAATCTCCGGAGATACTGTTTTTATAAAGTCTGTCGGCAGACCGGATCTTGGCGGCAAGGTTGATGAGTGGTCCGATTACCTTTTTAGAACCCTGCAGAATATTCAGCAACTCGACCCGGCCGTAATTATTCTACCCGGCCACTTTATCAATTGGCAGGAAGCCACTGAAAAGCTCACTTTCGCCGCCCCTCTCAAACAGGCGATACGTGATAACAAAGCCATTTACGACATCAGCAACGAAACCGATTTCCTCAAATTCATCAAAGCCAACATTCGGGAACAACCATCTGAATATGCCGAAATACGCAAAGTGAACGCAAACCTGCTGCAAGTTGACGCTGACCGGGCAGAGGAACTTGATCTCGGCAAAAATGAATGTGCTGCGGAACAGATGGGGAAGGGTTGA
- a CDS encoding NADH peroxidase yields MQKYVCTVCGYVAEGSAPEKCPQCNAPAEKFKAQEEGALAWADEHVIGVAEGVDPEIVEGLRMNFTGECTEVGMYLAMARQADREGYPEVAEAYKRIAWEEAEHAAKFAELLGEVVVGDTKANLEARVAAEHGACEGKKQLATRAKQLNLDAIHDTVHEMCKDEARHGQAFAGLLNRYFK; encoded by the coding sequence ATGCAAAAATATGTATGTACAGTTTGTGGTTACGTAGCCGAAGGATCCGCACCAGAGAAATGCCCGCAGTGTAACGCTCCGGCAGAAAAGTTCAAGGCTCAGGAAGAAGGTGCATTGGCATGGGCAGACGAGCATGTCATTGGTGTTGCCGAAGGCGTTGACCCGGAGATCGTTGAGGGACTTAGAATGAACTTCACCGGTGAGTGTACCGAGGTTGGTATGTATCTCGCCATGGCCCGCCAGGCAGATCGTGAAGGATACCCTGAAGTTGCAGAAGCGTACAAGCGTATCGCCTGGGAAGAGGCAGAGCACGCAGCGAAATTTGCAGAGCTGCTGGGCGAAGTTGTAGTTGGTGACACCAAGGCAAACCTCGAGGCTCGTGTAGCAGCAGAGCATGGCGCATGTGAAGGCAAGAAGCAACTCGCCACCCGCGCCAAGCAATTGAACCTCGATGCAATCCACGACACTGTACATGAGATGTGTAAGGATGAGGCGAGGCATGGGCAGGCTTTTGCAGGCCTCCTAAACCGTTATTTCAAGTAA